A DNA window from Caulobacter mirabilis contains the following coding sequences:
- the lepA gene encoding translation elongation factor 4 → MTTPLDKIRNFSIVAHIDHGKSTLSDRLIQETGGLTAREMSAQVLDNMDIEKERGITIKAQTVRLHYKADDGETYVLNLMDTPGHVDFAYEVSRSLAACEGSILVVDASQGVEAQTLANVYQAIENDHEIVPVLNKIDLPAAEPDRVRAQIEDLIGLDASNAVEASAKSGIGIHEVLEAIVTRLPAPKGDVNAPLKALLVDAWYDAYLGVVVLVRIFDGTLKAGQQVRMMQTGATHRIDKVGVFKPKATDVAALGPGEVGFFTASIKEVADAAVGDTITDERKPTAEPLKGFKEVVPVVFCGLFPVDAADFEDLRAAVSKLRLNDASFTFEMESSAALGFGFRCGFLGLLHLEIIQERLSREFDLDLIATAPSVVYKINLRSGEQIDLHNPADMPDPMQIESIEEPWIKATIFTPDDYLGGVIKLCQDRRGVQRELSYVGSRAMIVYDLPLNEVVFDFYDRLKSISKGYASFDYEIEDYRAGDLVKMSILVNAEPVDALSMLVHRDRAESRGRGMVEKMKELIPQHMFVIPIQAAIGGRIIARETVRALRKDVTAKCYGGDASRKRKLLDKQKAGKKRMRQFGKVEIPQEAFIAALKMDSD, encoded by the coding sequence ATGACGACCCCGCTCGATAAAATCCGCAATTTCAGCATCGTGGCGCACATCGACCACGGCAAGTCCACGCTGTCCGACCGGCTCATCCAGGAAACCGGCGGCCTGACCGCGCGCGAGATGAGCGCACAGGTGCTGGACAACATGGACATCGAGAAGGAGCGCGGCATCACGATCAAGGCGCAGACCGTGCGCCTGCACTACAAGGCCGACGACGGCGAGACCTATGTCCTGAACCTGATGGACACGCCCGGCCACGTCGACTTCGCCTACGAGGTCAGCCGCTCGCTCGCCGCCTGCGAGGGCTCGATCCTGGTCGTCGACGCCTCGCAGGGCGTCGAGGCCCAGACCCTGGCCAACGTCTACCAGGCCATCGAGAACGACCATGAGATCGTTCCGGTCCTGAACAAGATCGACCTGCCCGCCGCCGAGCCGGACCGGGTGCGGGCCCAGATCGAGGACCTGATCGGCCTGGACGCGAGCAACGCTGTCGAAGCCTCGGCCAAGAGCGGCATCGGCATCCACGAGGTGCTGGAAGCCATCGTCACCCGCCTGCCCGCTCCCAAGGGCGACGTCAACGCGCCGCTGAAGGCGCTGCTGGTCGACGCCTGGTACGACGCCTACCTGGGCGTGGTCGTGCTGGTGCGGATCTTCGACGGCACGCTGAAGGCCGGCCAGCAGGTCCGCATGATGCAGACCGGCGCCACCCACCGCATCGACAAGGTCGGGGTGTTCAAGCCGAAGGCCACCGACGTCGCGGCCCTCGGCCCGGGCGAGGTCGGCTTCTTCACCGCCAGCATCAAGGAAGTGGCCGACGCCGCCGTCGGCGACACCATCACCGATGAGCGCAAGCCCACCGCCGAGCCGCTGAAGGGCTTCAAGGAAGTCGTGCCGGTGGTGTTCTGCGGCCTGTTCCCGGTCGACGCCGCCGACTTCGAGGACCTGCGCGCCGCGGTCAGCAAGCTGCGCCTGAACGACGCCAGCTTCACCTTCGAGATGGAGTCGAGCGCCGCCTTGGGCTTCGGCTTCCGCTGCGGGTTCCTCGGCCTGCTGCACCTGGAGATCATCCAGGAGCGCCTCAGCCGCGAGTTCGACCTCGACCTGATCGCGACCGCTCCGTCGGTGGTCTACAAGATCAACCTGCGCAGCGGCGAGCAGATCGACCTGCACAATCCGGCCGACATGCCCGATCCGATGCAGATCGAGAGCATCGAGGAGCCCTGGATCAAGGCGACCATCTTCACGCCCGACGACTACCTGGGCGGGGTGATTAAGCTCTGCCAGGACCGCCGCGGCGTGCAGCGCGAGCTGAGCTACGTCGGCAGCCGGGCGATGATCGTCTACGACCTGCCGCTGAACGAGGTCGTCTTCGACTTCTACGACCGGCTGAAGAGCATCTCGAAGGGCTACGCCAGCTTCGACTACGAGATCGAGGACTACCGCGCCGGCGACCTGGTGAAGATGTCGATCCTGGTCAACGCCGAGCCGGTGGACGCCCTGTCGATGCTGGTCCACCGCGACCGCGCCGAAAGCCGCGGCCGCGGGATGGTCGAGAAGATGAAGGAGCTGATCCCGCAGCACATGTTCGTCATCCCGATCCAGGCGGCGATCGGCGGTCGGATCATCGCCCGCGAGACCGTCCGCGCCCTGCGCAAGGACGTGACGGCCAAGTGCTACGGCGGCGACGCCTCGCGGAAACGCAAGCTGCTGGACAAGCAGAAGGCCGGCAAGAAGCGCATGCGCCAGTTCGGCAAGGTCGAGATCCCGCAGGAAGCCTTCATCGCCGCGCTGAAGATGGACAGCGATTGA
- a CDS encoding MFS transporter, with the protein MASSRYRWVIVGAGGLLGCVAIGAMFSLPVFLTPIARATGWSVTGVSTAMTIGFLAMALASMAWGHLSDRLGPRPVVLIGSVVLAISLALASRATSLLQFQLVFGLFVGGACAAIFAPMMACVTGWFDTQRSLAVSLVSAGMGMAPMTMSPLAAWLITHVDWRTALLIIAGVAAVLMIPAALLVRRPPVLEAEPIAEGSGEAGGPPDMTLGQALRSPQFLLLLTTNFFCCATHSGPIFHTVSYAVACGIPVMAAVTIYSLEGLAGLGGRVAFGLLGDRYGAKRILVLGLLVQAFGALAYVFVRELGQFYAVAAMFGFIYAGVMPLYAVIARENFPLRMMGVVIGGTAMAGGLGMATGPVTGGLIFDSFGNYGWLFVGSFGLGLAAFLMSLTFRPFPKGATGGGEAAESPGRA; encoded by the coding sequence ATGGCGAGTTCCCGGTATCGTTGGGTGATTGTCGGTGCGGGCGGCCTGCTCGGCTGCGTCGCGATCGGCGCGATGTTTTCTCTGCCCGTGTTCCTGACGCCGATCGCGCGGGCGACCGGATGGTCGGTCACGGGCGTTTCGACCGCGATGACCATCGGCTTCCTGGCCATGGCCCTGGCCAGCATGGCCTGGGGCCATCTGTCCGATCGGCTTGGGCCGCGGCCGGTGGTCCTGATCGGCTCGGTCGTGCTGGCGATCAGCCTGGCCCTGGCCAGCCGCGCGACCTCGCTGCTGCAGTTCCAGCTGGTCTTCGGCCTGTTCGTCGGCGGCGCCTGCGCGGCGATCTTCGCCCCGATGATGGCCTGCGTCACCGGCTGGTTCGACACCCAGCGCAGCCTGGCCGTCTCGCTGGTCTCGGCCGGGATGGGCATGGCGCCGATGACCATGTCGCCGCTGGCCGCCTGGCTGATCACCCACGTCGATTGGCGGACCGCGCTGCTGATCATCGCCGGCGTGGCCGCGGTGCTGATGATCCCGGCCGCCCTGCTGGTCCGACGGCCGCCGGTCCTGGAGGCCGAACCGATCGCCGAAGGGAGCGGGGAGGCCGGCGGACCGCCGGACATGACCCTGGGCCAGGCGCTGCGCTCGCCGCAGTTCCTGCTGCTGCTGACGACCAACTTCTTCTGCTGCGCCACCCACTCGGGGCCGATCTTCCACACCGTCAGCTACGCGGTGGCCTGCGGCATTCCGGTGATGGCGGCGGTGACCATCTACAGCCTGGAGGGTCTGGCCGGACTCGGCGGGCGGGTGGCGTTCGGTCTGCTGGGCGACCGCTACGGCGCCAAGCGCATCCTGGTGCTGGGCCTGCTGGTCCAGGCCTTCGGGGCGCTGGCCTATGTGTTCGTGCGCGAGCTGGGCCAGTTCTACGCCGTGGCGGCGATGTTCGGCTTCATCTACGCCGGGGTCATGCCGCTGTACGCGGTGATCGCGCGCGAGAACTTCCCTCTGCGGATGATGGGCGTGGTCATCGGCGGCACGGCGATGGCGGGCGGTCTGGGCATGGCCACCGGCCCGGTCACAGGCGGGCTGATCTTCGACAGTTTCGGCAACTACGGCTGGCTGTTCGTCGGTTCCTTCGGCCTGGGCCTGGCCGCCTTCCTCATGAGCCTGACCTTCCGGCCGTTCCCGAAGGGGGCGACCGGCGGCGGGGAGGCGGCGGAGTCGCCCGGGCGCGCGTGA
- a CDS encoding efflux RND transporter periplasmic adaptor subunit → MVERSGRIGRRAAVLAAAALALAACGKKEEAPPQRAALTVTTMTATPKTLPRRVEVSGSVTAWNEVAVGAETGGLTAVQVLVDEGDWVREGQLLVKMNDTLLRAELRRQQAQVESARASLVEADNALARARELKAKGFLAQASLDQRISAQGTAAAGLASAQAALAETSARLDQTNLRAPVSGLISARSVVKGQIVGAGSELFRLVRDGRLELAAEVPEVQLAQVKAGMPATVSGDQSAPVVGSVRVVTPQVNAQTRVGLARVALAQPGGFRPGMFAKGSIDVGDQPALTVPQTTVVYRNGKAGVFLIDRTNHARFRPVQTGVRVGHDVEVVQGLAAGDRIAVSGAGFLAEGDLVKVSGAVATAAPVAKR, encoded by the coding sequence GTGGTTGAGCGGAGCGGCCGGATTGGCCGACGAGCGGCGGTGCTTGCAGCGGCGGCGCTCGCGTTGGCGGCCTGCGGCAAGAAGGAAGAGGCCCCGCCGCAGCGGGCCGCCCTGACCGTCACCACCATGACCGCCACGCCCAAGACCCTGCCGCGGCGGGTCGAGGTGTCCGGCAGCGTCACGGCCTGGAACGAGGTCGCGGTCGGCGCCGAGACCGGCGGGCTGACCGCCGTCCAGGTGCTGGTCGATGAAGGCGACTGGGTCCGCGAGGGCCAGCTGCTGGTCAAGATGAACGACACCCTGCTGCGCGCCGAGCTGCGCCGGCAGCAGGCCCAGGTCGAAAGCGCTCGCGCCAGCCTGGTCGAGGCGGACAACGCCCTGGCCCGCGCGCGGGAGCTGAAGGCCAAGGGTTTCCTGGCTCAGGCCTCGCTCGATCAGCGTATCTCGGCCCAAGGCACCGCCGCGGCGGGGCTGGCTTCGGCCCAGGCCGCGCTGGCGGAGACCTCCGCCCGGCTCGACCAGACCAACCTGCGGGCCCCGGTCAGCGGCCTGATCAGCGCGCGGAGCGTGGTGAAGGGCCAGATCGTCGGCGCCGGGAGCGAGCTGTTCCGTCTCGTCCGCGACGGCCGGCTGGAGCTGGCCGCCGAGGTGCCGGAGGTTCAGCTGGCTCAGGTCAAGGCGGGCATGCCGGCCACCGTCAGCGGCGACCAGAGCGCGCCCGTCGTCGGATCGGTGCGGGTGGTGACGCCGCAGGTGAACGCCCAGACCCGCGTCGGCCTGGCGCGGGTCGCCCTGGCCCAGCCCGGCGGGTTCCGTCCGGGGATGTTCGCCAAGGGCAGCATCGACGTCGGCGACCAGCCCGCCCTCACCGTGCCCCAGACCACCGTGGTCTACCGCAACGGCAAGGCCGGGGTGTTCCTGATCGACAGGACCAACCACGCCCGCTTCCGCCCTGTGCAGACCGGCGTCCGGGTCGGCCACGACGTGGAGGTCGTGCAGGGGCTCGCCGCCGGCGACCGGATCGCGGTGAGCGGCGCCGGCTTCCTGGCCGAGGGCGACCTGGTGAAGGTCTCCGGCGCGGTGGCGACGGCCGCCCCCGTTGCGAAACGGTAG
- the wecB gene encoding non-hydrolyzing UDP-N-acetylglucosamine 2-epimerase, with protein MRVLSIFGTRPEAIKMAPVVLRLSADPEIESIVCTTGQHRQMLDQMLGAFGVTPDVDLGVMTQGQSLNALTGQILTTLDGVLEQTKPDRVLVHGDTATAMAASLAAFHRRIPVGHVEAGLRTYDLQKPWPEEMNRRFVDIVSDLMFAPTEGSRENLAGERLGGRVFVTGNTVIDALHHAQAILARNAAMRARIDAALPRIDPAKRLVLVTGHRRESFGDGFRDICAALLRLAERSDVEIIYPVHLNPNVREPVMQALGGRDNIHLIAPQDYFPFVRLMQRADVILTDSGGVQEEAPALGKPVLVMRDVTERPEAVAAGAAELVGTAPDSIVAAVTRVLDEEAVRLAFARGRSPYGDGRAADRIASALLGVPFDEFDMASPSQTAVMERLSA; from the coding sequence ATGCGCGTTCTCTCCATCTTTGGAACTCGGCCCGAAGCGATCAAGATGGCCCCCGTCGTGCTGCGCCTGTCGGCCGATCCCGAGATCGAATCCATCGTCTGCACCACCGGCCAGCACCGCCAGATGCTGGACCAGATGCTCGGCGCCTTCGGCGTGACGCCGGACGTCGACCTGGGCGTGATGACCCAGGGCCAGTCGCTGAACGCGCTGACCGGCCAGATCCTGACCACGCTGGACGGGGTGCTGGAACAGACCAAGCCCGACCGCGTGCTGGTCCACGGCGACACCGCCACGGCCATGGCCGCCTCGCTGGCCGCCTTCCATCGCCGCATTCCGGTCGGCCACGTCGAGGCCGGCCTGCGCACCTACGACCTGCAGAAGCCCTGGCCGGAGGAGATGAACCGCCGGTTCGTCGACATCGTCTCGGACCTGATGTTCGCGCCGACCGAAGGCTCGCGCGAGAACCTCGCCGGCGAGCGTCTGGGCGGTCGCGTCTTCGTCACCGGCAACACGGTGATCGACGCCCTGCACCACGCCCAGGCCATCCTGGCTCGCAACGCCGCCATGCGCGCCCGCATCGACGCCGCCCTGCCCCGCATCGACCCCGCCAAACGCCTGGTGCTGGTCACCGGTCATCGGCGCGAAAGCTTCGGCGACGGCTTCCGCGACATCTGCGCGGCCCTGCTGCGCCTGGCCGAGCGCTCGGACGTCGAGATCATCTACCCGGTCCACCTGAACCCGAACGTCCGCGAACCGGTGATGCAGGCCCTCGGCGGCCGCGACAACATCCACCTGATCGCGCCGCAGGACTACTTCCCGTTCGTGCGGCTGATGCAGCGCGCCGACGTGATCCTGACGGACTCGGGCGGCGTCCAGGAAGAGGCGCCCGCCCTGGGCAAGCCGGTCCTGGTCATGCGCGACGTCACCGAGCGCCCGGAGGCCGTCGCCGCCGGCGCCGCCGAACTGGTCGGCACCGCGCCGGACAGCATCGTCGCCGCGGTCACCCGCGTGCTGGACGAAGAGGCGGTGCGCCTGGCCTTCGCCCGCGGCCGCAGCCCCTACGGCGACGGCCGGGCCGCCGACCGGATCGCTTCGGCCCTGCTGGGCGTTCCCTTCGACGAATTCGACATGGCGTCGCCGTCGCAGACCGCGGTGATGGAGCGCCTGTCGGCCTGA
- a CDS encoding efflux RND transporter permease subunit yields the protein MFRNISAWSIKNPVPTILLFIILTIAGLSGFSKMRVNNFPDIDFPMVVVSAGQPGAAPPELETQVTRIIEDSLTGLNGVRHIRSSVGDGSSATSVEFEIGTDLERATNDVRNAVASIRADLPQDIPEPIVQRIDISGQPLITYVVRSGTLNPEQLSWFVDNDVTKRLLAVKGIARVTREGGVSREIRVELDPQKLAAQGVTAADVSQQLKQFNADLPGGRATVGGEERAIRTLGGADNVQQLADMRVDLGNGRSVRLGDLGRVVDNWTEPRLRARFNGEEVVSFSMLRTRDGSEVKAAEGVRKAIADLNASRSDLKIEEVTSTVQYVEESYIASMEALGLGALLAVVVVWLFLRDWRATLITAVAMPMSLIPTFAILAPLDQSFNVVTLLALSLTIGILVDDAIVEIENIVRHMNEGKAPYPAAIEAADEIGLAVVATTFTIVAVFAPVGFMPGVVGQFFKSFALAACVSVLFSLVVARMLTPLMSAYMLKAHPGKHDKDPFWMGPYLRSLTWGLNHRWVAFMLGTLFFAFSIFIATRVPAEFIPAGDQGYSAMSIEMQPGSTLEETDAVVQRMTKLLLARPEVKSVYGGVGAGLAPTGPGGSGSAASEVRRAAVTANLIPRKDRDVTQQEFEREMAKAFSTLPGVRVRFGVDGSQPLYNVTLVSDDGEALVRAARMVETEMRAIPGLVNVTNTADIARPEILVSPKPDVAARMGVSSQAISQAVRVATLGDIDQLLPKFNVGDRQIPIRLRLTEDARTHLDVLQNLRVPTASGTSVPLSAVADITFGAGPSQIDRLDRSRSATINAELSGIALGDANKAVQALPSLKKLPAGVKLQPTGDVEALAELGIGFITAFITGVALMYAVLVLLFKSFTHPITIQMALPLAIGGAFGALLIAGQNLSMPALIGLLMLMGIAAKNSILLVEYALEAINRGMTRREALMDAAHKRARPILMTTVAMGAGMLPVAIGLGADVEFRQPMAVAVLGGLITSTLLSLLFVPVIFTILDDISSFVRRKIFRRRDHHQPPEGAIIDHG from the coding sequence ATGTTCCGCAACATCTCGGCCTGGTCGATCAAGAACCCGGTCCCGACCATCCTGCTGTTCATCATCCTGACGATCGCCGGCCTGTCCGGCTTCTCGAAGATGCGGGTGAACAACTTCCCGGACATCGACTTCCCGATGGTGGTCGTGTCGGCGGGGCAGCCCGGCGCCGCGCCGCCCGAGCTGGAGACCCAGGTCACTCGGATCATCGAGGACAGCCTCACCGGTCTGAACGGCGTGCGGCACATCCGCTCCTCGGTCGGCGACGGCTCCTCGGCGACCAGCGTCGAGTTCGAGATCGGCACCGACCTGGAGCGGGCGACCAACGACGTCCGCAACGCGGTCGCCTCGATCCGGGCCGATCTGCCGCAGGACATTCCCGAGCCGATCGTCCAGCGCATCGACATCTCCGGCCAGCCGCTGATCACCTACGTGGTGCGCTCCGGCACGCTGAACCCCGAGCAGCTCAGCTGGTTCGTCGACAACGACGTCACCAAGCGGCTGCTGGCGGTGAAGGGCATCGCCCGCGTCACCCGCGAGGGCGGGGTCAGCCGCGAGATCCGCGTCGAGCTGGATCCGCAGAAGCTGGCCGCCCAGGGCGTCACCGCCGCCGATGTCAGCCAGCAGCTGAAGCAGTTCAACGCCGACCTGCCCGGCGGTCGCGCCACCGTTGGCGGCGAGGAGCGGGCGATCCGTACGCTCGGCGGCGCCGACAACGTCCAGCAGTTGGCCGACATGCGCGTCGACCTGGGCAACGGCCGCAGCGTGCGGCTGGGCGACCTGGGCCGCGTCGTCGACAACTGGACCGAGCCGCGCCTGCGCGCGCGGTTCAACGGCGAGGAAGTGGTCAGCTTCTCGATGCTGCGCACGCGCGACGGCAGCGAGGTCAAGGCCGCCGAGGGCGTGCGCAAAGCGATCGCGGACCTCAACGCCTCCCGCTCCGACCTGAAGATCGAGGAGGTCACCTCGACCGTCCAGTACGTCGAGGAGAGCTACATCGCCTCGATGGAGGCCCTCGGCCTGGGCGCGTTGCTGGCGGTGGTCGTGGTCTGGCTGTTCCTGCGGGACTGGCGGGCGACGCTGATCACCGCCGTGGCCATGCCGATGTCGCTGATCCCGACCTTCGCCATCCTCGCGCCGCTGGACCAGTCGTTCAACGTCGTGACCCTGCTCGCGCTCAGCCTGACCATCGGCATCCTGGTCGACGATGCGATCGTGGAGATCGAGAACATCGTCAGGCACATGAACGAGGGCAAGGCGCCGTATCCAGCCGCGATCGAGGCGGCGGACGAGATCGGCCTGGCCGTCGTGGCCACCACCTTCACCATCGTGGCGGTGTTCGCGCCGGTCGGCTTCATGCCGGGCGTCGTGGGACAGTTCTTCAAGTCGTTCGCCCTGGCGGCCTGTGTCTCGGTGCTGTTCTCGCTGGTCGTGGCGCGGATGCTGACCCCGCTGATGAGCGCCTACATGCTCAAGGCTCATCCCGGGAAGCACGACAAGGATCCGTTCTGGATGGGTCCGTACCTGCGGTCGCTGACCTGGGGCCTGAACCACCGCTGGGTGGCGTTCATGCTGGGCACGCTGTTCTTCGCGTTCTCGATCTTCATCGCCACCCGCGTGCCGGCCGAGTTCATCCCGGCGGGAGACCAGGGCTATTCGGCGATGTCGATCGAGATGCAGCCCGGCTCGACCCTGGAAGAGACCGACGCCGTGGTCCAGCGCATGACCAAGCTGCTGCTGGCCCGGCCGGAGGTGAAAAGCGTCTACGGCGGCGTCGGCGCCGGCCTGGCCCCGACGGGACCGGGCGGCTCGGGCTCGGCGGCCAGCGAGGTTCGCCGCGCCGCGGTCACCGCCAACCTGATCCCGCGCAAGGATCGCGACGTCACCCAGCAGGAGTTCGAGCGCGAGATGGCCAAGGCCTTCTCCACCCTGCCCGGCGTTCGGGTGCGCTTCGGCGTCGACGGCAGCCAGCCGCTCTACAACGTCACGCTCGTCAGCGACGATGGCGAGGCGCTGGTGCGGGCGGCGCGGATGGTCGAGACCGAGATGCGGGCCATCCCGGGGCTGGTGAACGTGACCAACACCGCCGATATCGCCCGGCCCGAGATCCTGGTCTCGCCCAAGCCGGATGTGGCCGCGCGGATGGGCGTGTCCTCGCAGGCGATCTCGCAGGCGGTTCGTGTGGCCACCCTGGGCGACATCGACCAGCTTCTGCCCAAGTTCAATGTCGGCGACCGGCAGATCCCGATCCGCCTGCGTCTGACGGAGGACGCCCGCACCCATCTGGACGTGCTGCAGAACCTGCGGGTGCCGACGGCGTCGGGGACCTCCGTGCCCCTGTCGGCGGTGGCCGACATCACCTTCGGGGCCGGTCCGTCGCAGATCGACCGCCTGGACCGCAGCCGCAGCGCGACGATCAACGCCGAGCTCAGCGGCATCGCCTTGGGCGACGCCAACAAGGCGGTACAGGCCTTGCCGTCGCTGAAGAAGCTGCCCGCCGGCGTGAAGCTGCAACCGACCGGCGATGTCGAGGCCCTGGCCGAGCTCGGCATCGGCTTCATCACCGCCTTCATCACCGGCGTGGCCCTGATGTACGCGGTGCTGGTGCTGCTGTTCAAAAGCTTCACCCACCCGATCACCATCCAGATGGCGCTGCCGCTGGCCATCGGCGGGGCGTTCGGCGCCCTGCTGATCGCCGGGCAGAACCTGTCGATGCCGGCCCTGATCGGTCTGCTCATGCTGATGGGGATCGCGGCCAAGAACTCGATCCTGCTGGTCGAATATGCGCTGGAGGCGATCAACCGAGGCATGACCCGGCGCGAGGCGCTGATGGACGCCGCCCATAAGCGGGCGCGGCCGATCCTGATGACCACGGTCGCGATGGGCGCCGGCATGCTGCCCGTGGCCATCGGCCTGGGCGCCGACGTCGAGTTCCGTCAGCCGATGGCCGTGGCGGTGCTCGGCGGCCTGATCACCTCGACCCTGCTGAGCCTGCTGTTCGTGCCGGTGATCTTCACCATCCTGGACGACATCAGCAGCTTCGTGCGGCGGAAGATCTTCCGGCGACGCGACCACCATCAACCGCCGGAGGGCGCGATCATCGACCATGGTTAA